A part of Penaeus vannamei isolate JL-2024 chromosome 1, ASM4276789v1, whole genome shotgun sequence genomic DNA contains:
- the LOC113817843 gene encoding salivary glue protein Sgs-3-like: MKQLSSPLSVEVHRKKGFPVKITRVLLPLCYHNRGDKTSAVNASESKSEATTRHATPTSTPPRHASLHQAKLHHTTLSLHQATQHHATLVYTKPSYTKQRNTKPSYTKQRNTKPSYTKQRNTKQHTTTPRLSTPPSQATPHHATTTPPRDPPRPPRARSLRPGLTTSALSATQQHPRRPPTEMPFAVSFGRLLGLEQHPPR; this comes from the exons ATGAAGCAATTATCGTCCCCCTTATCAGTGGAAGTGCACCGCAAAAAGGGCTTCCCGGTGAAGATAACAAGAGTGTTACTGCCTCTCTGTTATCATAATCGGGGAGATAAGACGTCAGCTGTTAACGCCTCCGAATCAAAGAGCGAG GCTACGACCCGCCACGCTACACCAACCAGCACACCACCACGCCACGCTAGTCTACACCAAGCCAAGCTACACCACACCACGCTTAGTCTACACCAAGCAACGCAACACCACGCCACGCTAGTCTACACCAAGCCAAGCTACACCAAGCAACGCAACACCAAGCCAAGCTACACCAAGCAACGCAACACCAAGCCAAGCTACACCAAGCAACGCAACACCAAGCAACACACCACCACGCCACGCTTGTCTACACCACCAAGCCAAGCTACACCACACCACGCTACGACCACGCCGCCCAGAGAcccgccccgcccaccccgcgCCCGCTCCCTTCGCCCCGGACTGACCACTTCCGCCCTGTCAGCCACCCAGCAGCACCCGCGACGCCCTCCGACGGAAATGCCCTTTGCGGTGTCCTTCGGGCGCCTCCTCGGGCTTGAGCAACATCCACCGCGATAA